The following coding sequences lie in one Prochlorococcus marinus XMU1419 genomic window:
- a CDS encoding GNAT family N-acetyltransferase, translating to MISIRQISEKDIDLCYELDSNTISLWSKKQWAKEFKKEGINVFGLLVSNLIIGLCVFHVVVDEAQINYFVVNQKFRKKGYGSLLMNHIIKKCEKLNINKLLLEVSQKNVIAEKFYFRFNFFTVGVRRNYYKDGSDALLKEKKLIRK from the coding sequence ATGATATCAATTAGACAAATAAGTGAGAAAGATATTGATTTATGTTATGAATTGGATTCAAATACTATTTCCTTATGGAGTAAAAAGCAATGGGCTAAAGAATTCAAAAAAGAAGGGATAAATGTCTTTGGATTATTAGTTTCAAATTTAATAATAGGATTATGCGTTTTTCATGTCGTTGTTGATGAAGCACAAATAAATTATTTCGTAGTAAATCAGAAATTCAGAAAAAAAGGGTATGGATCTTTACTTATGAATCACATAATTAAAAAGTGTGAAAAATTAAATATCAATAAATTACTTCTGGAAGTTTCGCAGAAAAATGTTATCGCTGAAAAATTTTATTTTCGCTTTAATTTTTTTACTGTGGGAGTTAGGAGAAATTATTATAAGGATGGATCTGATGCTCTTTTAAAAGAAAAAAAATTAATAAGAAAATAA